One window from the genome of Buchnera aphidicola (Protaphis terricola) encodes:
- the leuA gene encoding 2-isopropylmalate synthase: MNSKIIIFDTTLRDGEQALKSSLTVKQKLKIALSLENTGIDIIEVGFPISSPGDFKSVQEISKIIKNIKICSLARCINKDIDTAAEAMSFSNLFRIHIFLATSKLHIKSKLNKNFNEIIDMAISSVKRALKYTDDVEFSCEDASRTDIDDLCKIVEKLIKSGVKTINIPDTVGYTVPNELSSIIKNLFERVPNIDQSIISVHCHNDLGMAVGNSISAIQAGARQIEGTINGIGERAGNTALEEVIMAIKVRKDILGVSTGIKHKEIYHTSKIISQICNVPISPNKAIVGSNAFSHSSGIHQDGILKNRKNYEIMKPSSIGSKEIKLNLTSRSGRAAVKYYMNKMGYQETDYDINELYLKFLKLADKKGQVFDYDLEALAFINTEKDETEYFSLSFFSVQSISNGLSTASVKLLCGDTTFIESATTRNGPVDAIYQALNRITHLPIILEKYKLIAKGKGKDALGQVNILVKYKKRKFHGIGLATDIIESSVQAMIHVLNTIWKVNQINEKLKNLKKI; this comes from the coding sequence AGTAGGATTTCCAATTTCATCACCAGGAGATTTCAAGTCAGTTCAAGAAATATCTAAAATAATTAAAAATATTAAAATATGTAGTTTAGCAAGATGTATAAATAAAGATATTGATACAGCTGCAGAAGCTATGTCATTTTCAAATTTATTTCGAATACATATTTTTTTAGCTACTTCAAAATTGCATATAAAATCGAAATTAAATAAAAATTTTAATGAAATTATAGATATGGCAATATCTTCAGTTAAAAGAGCACTTAAATATACAGATGATGTTGAATTTTCTTGTGAAGATGCTAGTAGAACTGATATAGATGATTTATGTAAAATTGTTGAAAAATTAATAAAATCAGGTGTAAAAACAATTAATATCCCAGATACAGTAGGATATACAGTACCTAATGAATTATCCTCTATTATTAAAAATTTATTTGAACGTGTACCTAATATTGATCAATCTATTATTTCAGTTCATTGTCATAACGATTTAGGAATGGCAGTAGGAAATTCAATATCTGCCATACAAGCAGGTGCAAGACAAATAGAGGGAACAATTAATGGAATTGGAGAACGAGCTGGAAATACAGCGCTAGAAGAAGTCATTATGGCAATCAAAGTTAGAAAAGATATACTAGGTGTTTCAACTGGTATTAAACATAAAGAAATATATCATACTAGTAAGATAATCAGTCAAATTTGTAATGTTCCTATATCTCCTAATAAAGCAATAGTAGGTAGCAATGCTTTTTCACATTCATCAGGAATTCATCAAGATGGTATATTAAAAAACAGAAAAAATTATGAAATTATGAAACCTAGCAGTATAGGTTCAAAAGAAATAAAATTAAATTTAACATCTCGATCAGGTAGAGCAGCTGTTAAATATTATATGAATAAAATGGGTTATCAGGAAACAGATTATGATATTAATGAGCTTTATTTAAAGTTTCTTAAATTAGCAGATAAAAAAGGTCAAGTTTTCGATTATGATTTAGAAGCATTAGCATTTATTAATACAGAAAAGGACGAAACAGAATATTTTTCACTATCTTTTTTTAGTGTTCAATCTATTTCAAATGGTTTATCTACTGCTTCAGTGAAACTATTATGTGGAGATACTACCTTTATAGAATCTGCTACAACTAGAAATGGTCCTGTAGATGCTATTTATCAAGCCTTAAATAGAATTACACATTTACCTATAATTTTAGAAAAATATAAATTAATAGCTAAAGGGAAAGGTAAAGATGCTTTAGGTCAAGTTAATATTTTAGTTAAATATAAAAAAAGAAAATTTCATGGAATAGGTTTAGCAACTGATATCATTGAATCATCAGTTCAAGCTATGATTCATGTTTTAAATACTATATGGAAAGTTAATCAAATTAATGAAAAGTTAAAAAATTTAAAAAAGA